The window TCTCCTGCGTTAAATCTTCTGCTGTCGTCCGATTTTTAACATATGTATATACGAGATGCAGGATATCATCGCTATATTCTTGCATTAATTGATCAATTATTTCCTCTCTCTCAAGCAACATACTTTCATCTGTCACCGCCAGTTGTTTTAGTCCATTCACCTTATTATCACCCTCTCATATGTTTTAGACGTAGCTACCCTTCATCCGGTTTGAAAAAATAATGAATTTTTATCAGAGAAAAAATGGAAAAGGAACAACCTCTTATCGGATTGTTCCAGAATGTTGTATGTAGGTTAGATGGCTTATAATACTACTTATTCGATTAATAATATCTTACTTCTTAGAAGGAACTGCAAGTACAACAGCTCCTAAATTCAGAATTACTTATCGGCGTAAATCTGCGTTTTCCTGACGCTACCCCTTTTTTAACTATCCTGCCCCGTATGTTCAATAAGGAATCCAAAAAAGATGGTTAATTTCCCCTGGATCAAGCACCCGTTACTTAAAGAAGAGTGATGCGAGAATAAATCCGATTATGATTACAAGAATAAGTATCCCCGTGCCTTTCCAACCCAAACTGCCTACTAAATCCACAAGACTTCCATTGTTTGATCTATTAAAAGCATCGTTCATATTACCCATTGGATTTCTTTTCAGTTCTTCTTGTCTTAATCTCTCTCTCTTTTGCTCAGGAGTTTCTTTGTTATCTTGCATATAAACACCCCCTGTAAATTGACCAATCATCCCTAGAAAATTTAACCACAGTAAATCCATTACTCTTGTTAAACTAAACTGCCCCGTTTGTTTAATAAGGAATTCAACAAAAAGGTGCCTAATTGTTTTGAAAATTTCTGCTGGAGATTAATGTGTATCCAAATAACCGCTGGTCTATTGGTTCTCCTACTAAAATTTTTTGTGAGGAATGGATATTTGATGACGAGTTTTCTGTCACCGAATCTGAAATTTATGGGGAAAATACTCTATCATAAATTGAAAAGAGAACCTCGAATAAGAAAAACATAGGGAGATTTTAGTCTTCCTATGTTTTCATTCATATTATTTATCTGTTTGTTTTTGTTTCTTTTTCAAATATTCTTCACGCATTTTTTCAATTTGCTGCTTCTTATCAAATTTGGCAGGCGTCTGTTTTTCATGAAACTTTGTCACAGCTACCTTACCTTTGCTATCCAATTGATATTTTCCCACTTTGTTCACCTACTTTTCTTGTCCCCAAAGAGAATCTATTCATCAAATATAATATACCTTATTTTACTGAATTAAACCTTATTACTTTATTAGTAAATCGGTTTTGACACTCTGCAAAAGCCTCAATAATTCTATATATGTTTGATCAGTTCTCTTCTAAAGATCCAATTGTTCGGTAAATAAGGTTTAAAATATTAAAACAATCTAGGTCTATTCAATCTTTTAAATGGTTCTTAATGCAATTCGTTTCTAATTTACCCAATATGATTGAAAACCCTGCCATTCACCATAATGAAGCAATCCGATTCACTTTTGCGAATCGGACTGCTAATTTGGTTGCTCATTAAGTTATTGTAATCGAAAACCTAACCCGTTACTTTTTTTGGAAAGGTACTGTTTTTTCACATTCATCTACATAGGCCAATATTTACAGTGTTGATTATATCGTAGCGGACGGTAAGTTTTGGAACTGAATTTCCACTGATTTCTGAGTTTTTCTGGACACTCGGTTATTTCCAGAAGGAGAAACGAACCTTGGGCGTTGCTTGCCTATTTGTTGTATGCTTTATGGGGCGTCGGCCGCCAGCCGGAAGGGCTGGCTTTTCCCAAAAGAGGATCTTGAAAAGCAGAACTTTTCAACCAACTAAATTTTTACATTTACTGATTTTTTCGATAAAATGTTAACTAACTAACTATTTTTTAATGTAACTTTTAAGAAAGCAGGTGCTGATTTGAGTTTGAATGTAAGTGCGGCCAGGCAGCAGGCGCGGGCTATAGGCAATAATGCTGATACGGTAAAGGCGATTTCCAATCAATTGGAGTCTTTCCAATACAATTTAAATAGCCACTGGCAGGCTGAGGAAATGACCTATGTTAATCGGGCTTTCAACAGGATCCAGCAGGAATTATCTTCTATAGCCGTTACGCTAAATCAGTTGGAGTCGTCTATTATAGATGCGGCTGAAACGATTAGAAGAGAAGAAGAATTAGAGGAAAAGAGACAACAAGAAGAAGAAAAGAGGAAACAAGAGGAATTGGAAGCAAAGATGAAGCTAAGTGGTGGTATGAGATGAACAAGTTAAAGGTAGACATTGCTCAGTTGGAAAAAACAGCATCCAAACTTACTCAACAAGCAAAGGATTGCGAAGCTATTTATAACCAATTGGTTACTCTAACTGGAAGTACGGGCTCCGCCTGGGAAGGTGAAGATAGTCTTGCCTTTGTTGCCCAAATAAAAGGCCCCCTCGATGACCTTCACAAAATGCAATCGACAATGAAGGAGTATGCCGAGTTTTTACAGTATAGTTCCAAAACGTATCGCGATGCTCAGCAAGATATCATCGCTGCAGCTAAAAGCTTATAAGAGTTACTGGAAATGCCCATGTCCCTGATTTAAAGGGTTTCGTTTTCGGGCGCTATCTAATTAACCGAAACTAGAAAGGACGTATGAATTTGGCATACGCCCTTTCTTGATTTATCAAGGTTTCTACGAATCTTCATAAACTTCACATCATGATTTTTATAGATAATAAGTAATTTACCATTTTAAGAAAGGATCCGCACTTACTGGTTGGGGGATCAGGTTAAGCACCCCATCCGATAATAAACGAAAAATTCCGCTTAATTAGTAATTATGATTAAAAAAGCTTAAATAGACGGAGAGATTCCGCTTATTTACTCAAAACATATAAAAACGGATGCTTTTACTTAGGCTTAAGCGGAAAAACTCCGCTTATATACACCGATACGAGCTCCATTCTCCATATAAGCGGAAAAGCTCCGCTTATTTTATTTTTGCTGATTACTTGATCAATACGTTAAGTCGTCGATGCTGATGATGCAGCTGCCTGGTCAGCCTTCACACAATCAATTGCGACAACGAGGGCAATAATGACGGCTTCCATTTCTTCGTTGACAATTTGGACCTTGTAGCTATCGCCCCAGGTAAACCATTCTTTGCTTACTTGGCCGACGACCTCGCCATGCTGCAGAATTTGAAAATCCATGTCCCACCAATTCCCCTGAACTTCAATTCCTGCCGCATCAATCGTATAGCGTGCCTTAAAGAAGGAAAATTCCTTTTTAATGGTTAACACCTCTCGGCCATTCACTTCAACAAGAAACTGAGGCAAAAAGCTGAACATCTTTTTCGTAATGAGTGCAACTTCATCTCTTGCAGTATTCATGATGGAGAAAGTCTTGGGTATTTTCATAAAACTTCCCTCCACATAGTACACATCCCTCTCCTGCTGATCTTTTACAGTAAATTTGCCGCTTAGGCTGAACACCTTCTGCTTTATAAAAAGCTGCTTCATCTCTACCCCTCCTTGGTATTAAGACACATCTGTTTCAGCTTTCTTATTTACCTTTTTGGCTTTAAGTGCTTTTCGCTCTGCTCTTGATAATTTCCGCCGGCCTTTTGGTTGCTCCTCCGCTTTAAAATCTGCAGGATAAAAGAAAACAGGCAATACAAATGTGATAACGAGACCGACTAAATACATGGAAGTTATGATATAAATCTGTTTAACTTTATCATCCAATAACCGCATAATCAGACCTTCCGTAGGGCGTGCGTCGGCAGGGATTGCAACGAAGACAATGATTGCGGCAGTAATTATAAACGCTTTTCCAATCCACGATTCAGCCGGATTATGTATTCCTTCCGCAATGACTTTTGTTTTTGTAATAAGGAAAAATAAAAGCAACAGGTAAGTGCCCAATGAGATATAGAAGAGGATGGTACCAAAAGATAAGAAAAATAATGGCATGACTGCATGAAGGCCAAAGTTTAATATCATAAAAAACCCTATCATTCGCTGGTGGGATTGCCTATCCACTCCGCTACGCCAACTACGCCAGCCAGCGAATAACTCCAGCAAAAGAAGAATGGTAAAAAGAATAAAAAGCAAGAATGAGGAGACTATTAAACTGACCATCGGAGTTATGATTAGATACATAGTGATAGGGCCGATAACATTACCATAATTCAGGTAGTTCTTAAATGTCCTCTCTACCTCTTGAATTTCACGCAAACATACAGTCCTCCTTCCTATAGGAAAATAACTGAATTTCTTCCATTATATCTTAATACGCATTTTGATTAGAGAAGATTCAGTTTTTTACTTCAATGCAGTTGTTTACATAAAAAGTCATATGTTCAACCACACCACTATTTGTGATATGATACTCCGATATATCAAAATAAGGGTTTGGATATGTCAGAAATCTAATTAGAATTACATACTGGTACCTCTCATATTAATAATTAATTGGTTGATTTTTCATTACGTTATATGGGGGAATTGTATGAAAGTTTTCAATAAAGTCATTGTCGTAACAGGTGCTGGGGGCGGAATTGGGAGAGGGCTCGTTTGCCAGCTTTTAGATAAAGGAGCTAAGGTCGCAGCCATCCTCCATAAATCCGGGATAGAGGAAATAAAATCGTTATCCAATGCCTATGGCGACATGATTTCAATACACATGGCTAATTTAGCTAACAGAGATGATGTGGAAAAGCTGCCAAAGGAAATCATCGCCACCCATGGATGCATAGATGGAATTATTAATAATGCTGGAATTCTTCAACACTTTCGCACCGTGAATGATCTTGATTATGAACAAATTCAAAGGGTCATGGATGTCAATTTTTACGGTACGCTCTATATGTGTAAATCGTTCTTGCCATACCTTTTAGACCGGCCGGAGGCGCACATTGCAAATGTTTCAAGCATGGGTGGATTTCTTCCGGTGCCGCTTCAATCGATTACTCAGCTTCAAAAGCTGCCGTCAAAATGTTAACTGAAGGCCTTCATGCAGAGCTCAGAGATAC is drawn from Bacillus sp. FJAT-18017 and contains these coding sequences:
- a CDS encoding WXG100 family type VII secretion target, with amino-acid sequence MNKLKVDIAQLEKTASKLTQQAKDCEAIYNQLVTLTGSTGSAWEGEDSLAFVAQIKGPLDDLHKMQSTMKEYAEFLQYSSKTYRDAQQDIIAAAKSL
- a CDS encoding LURP-one-related/scramblase family protein, translated to MKQLFIKQKVFSLSGKFTVKDQQERDVYYVEGSFMKIPKTFSIMNTARDEVALITKKMFSFLPQFLVEVNGREVLTIKKEFSFFKARYTIDAAGIEVQGNWWDMDFQILQHGEVVGQVSKEWFTWGDSYKVQIVNEEMEAVIIALVVAIDCVKADQAAASSASTT
- a CDS encoding DUF6366 family protein, whose translation is MQDNKETPEQKRERLRQEELKRNPMGNMNDAFNRSNNGSLVDLVGSLGWKGTGILILVIIIGFILASLFFK